The Trueperaceae bacterium genome includes a window with the following:
- a CDS encoding DegT/DnrJ/EryC1/StrS family aminotransferase — protein sequence MPEVSTPPSPAHVPMLDLAPEVEALWDGLAAAFERVMRSGQFVGGPEVAAFEAEAAAYLGVRHAVAVNSGTDALAIALRALGVGPGDEVVTTPFSFFATAEAIANVGAAPVFVDVDERTYNIDPALIEPAVTSRTKAVLPVHLFGRPVDMDAVMDVAERHGLKVVEDCAQSFGAAWGGRKTGAIGDAGAFSFYPTKNLGGFGDGGLVATDDDEVAATARMLRDHGSRRRYHNVMLGYNSRLDALHAAMLRVKLPFVDEWNERRREAARRYDELLRDVPGLVTPELVDEHVFHQYTVRVLGGRRDEVRDRLAAAGVATLVYYPVPQDRLPVFAHLGGRCPASDRLAHEVLSLPMGPFLDPAAQASVAGALEGACR from the coding sequence ATGCCCGAGGTATCGACCCCGCCGTCGCCGGCCCACGTCCCCATGCTCGACCTCGCGCCCGAGGTGGAGGCGCTGTGGGACGGCCTGGCGGCGGCGTTCGAGCGAGTCATGAGGAGCGGCCAGTTCGTCGGGGGGCCCGAGGTCGCGGCGTTCGAGGCCGAGGCCGCGGCGTACCTGGGCGTGCGCCACGCGGTCGCCGTGAACAGCGGCACCGACGCCCTGGCGATCGCCCTGCGCGCCCTCGGCGTCGGGCCCGGCGACGAGGTCGTCACGACGCCCTTCAGCTTCTTCGCCACGGCCGAGGCGATCGCCAACGTGGGCGCCGCCCCCGTCTTCGTGGACGTGGACGAGCGCACCTACAACATCGACCCCGCGCTGATCGAGCCGGCGGTGACCTCGCGCACCAAGGCGGTCCTGCCCGTGCACCTGTTCGGGCGCCCCGTGGACATGGACGCGGTCATGGACGTGGCCGAGCGGCACGGCCTCAAGGTGGTGGAGGACTGCGCGCAGTCGTTCGGCGCCGCCTGGGGCGGACGCAAGACGGGCGCCATCGGCGACGCCGGCGCCTTCTCGTTCTACCCGACGAAGAACCTGGGCGGCTTCGGCGACGGCGGCCTGGTCGCGACCGACGACGACGAGGTCGCCGCCACGGCCCGCATGCTGCGCGACCACGGCTCGCGGCGCCGCTACCACAACGTGATGCTCGGCTACAACTCCCGTCTCGACGCCCTCCACGCCGCGATGCTGCGCGTGAAGCTGCCCTTCGTCGACGAGTGGAACGAGCGCCGGCGCGAGGCGGCGCGGCGCTACGACGAGCTGCTGCGCGACGTGCCTGGGTTGGTGACGCCGGAGCTCGTCGACGAGCACGTGTTCCACCAGTACACGGTGCGCGTCCTCGGCGGACGCCGCGACGAGGTGCGCGACCGCCTGGCCGCGGCGGGCGTGGCGACGCTCGTCTACTACCCCGTCCCCCAGGACCGGCTGCCCGTCTTCGCGCACCTGGGCGGCCGCTGCCCGGCAAGCGACAGGCTGGCGCATGAGGTCCTCAGCCTGCCCATGGGCCCGTTCCTCGACCCCGCGGCGCAGGCGTCCGTGGCCGGCGCCCTGGAGGGGGCGTGCCGGTGA
- the rfbB gene encoding dTDP-glucose 4,6-dehydratase, with protein sequence MTDLDRLGTALVTGAAGFIGSALVRRLKARGAPRVVSLDSLTYAGDVSRLEEAGGEPGHRFVHLDVRELDAVLALLREERPTVVFHLAAETHVDRSIDGPEAFVQANVLGTLRLLEALRRYRDELPDAERRRLRVVNVSTDEVYGSLGPEGVFTEDSPFAPRSPYSASKAGADHLAAAYFHTYGLPVITTHASNNYGPYQFPEKLLPLALGKALAGESVPLYGTGENVRDWLHVDDHADGLIAAALRGAPGEAYLLGGGNERSNRAVLEALLGALNELAPAGRDHRELITLVPDRPGHDFRYAVDSGKAERELGWRPAVPFERGLRDTVAWYLAHRDWLDAVTRGRYRLERLGTVGVAPGAPREGERPA encoded by the coding sequence GTGACTGACCTCGATCGGCTGGGCACGGCCCTCGTCACCGGCGCCGCCGGGTTCATCGGCTCGGCGCTGGTCAGGCGCCTCAAGGCGCGCGGGGCCCCGCGCGTCGTCAGCCTCGACTCGCTCACCTACGCCGGCGACGTCTCGCGGCTCGAGGAGGCGGGCGGCGAGCCGGGCCACAGGTTCGTCCACCTCGACGTGCGCGAGCTGGACGCCGTGCTCGCGCTCCTGCGCGAGGAGCGCCCGACGGTCGTCTTCCACCTCGCGGCCGAGACGCACGTCGACCGCTCGATCGACGGGCCGGAGGCGTTCGTGCAGGCGAACGTGCTCGGCACCCTGCGGCTCCTGGAGGCGCTGCGGCGCTACCGCGACGAGCTGCCGGACGCCGAGCGCCGGCGGCTGAGGGTCGTCAACGTCTCCACCGACGAGGTCTACGGGTCCCTCGGACCCGAGGGCGTCTTCACCGAGGACTCGCCGTTCGCCCCCCGCTCCCCCTACAGCGCCAGCAAGGCCGGCGCCGACCACCTGGCCGCCGCCTACTTCCACACGTACGGTTTGCCCGTCATCACCACGCACGCCTCGAACAACTACGGCCCCTACCAGTTCCCCGAGAAGCTGCTGCCCCTGGCGCTGGGCAAGGCGCTGGCCGGCGAGAGCGTGCCGCTCTACGGCACGGGCGAGAACGTGCGCGACTGGCTGCACGTCGACGACCACGCCGACGGGCTCATCGCCGCCGCGTTGCGCGGCGCGCCCGGCGAGGCCTACCTGCTGGGCGGCGGCAACGAGCGCAGTAACCGGGCGGTGCTGGAGGCGCTGCTCGGCGCCCTCAACGAGCTGGCCCCCGCCGGGCGCGACCACCGCGAGCTGATCACGCTCGTTCCCGACCGCCCCGGCCACGACTTCCGCTACGCCGTCGACTCCGGCAAGGCCGAGCGCGAGCTGGGCTGGCGACCGGCGGTGCCGTTCGAGAGGGGCCTGCGCGACACCGTGGCCTGGTACCTCGCGCACCGCGACTGGCTCGACGCCGTCACGCGCGGGCGCTACCGGCTCGAGCGCCTGGGCACCGTCGGCGTGGCGCCGGGCGCGCCCCGGGAGGGCGAGCGTCCGGCATGA
- a CDS encoding Wzz/FepE/Etk N-terminal domain-containing protein, producing the protein MVDERLAAAEEPRAGAVDRGAGAGGERPAAAPRTESAGSEDTVTLRELYLVFRAGLPVVLGVALLLGLAAFAFRALQGATYTSTAVVQVVQPRVSAQPGPGLDVNVASPLNAPTYRAIAMSPAILNALADRLDLADVLELGVLDVVPGPGPSSGDAIGVTHVVTVPTARGAEWAATVANAWAEATVEAAREVLLAPFNEAGDRVAADLAARESAYQAASEAWADFLAVDEREELRRRLGALVDLEASRRGRLDDVEAEAQALRARIAALRDAGRTSDELAADLAALEAEAEHLRGELEASGREGDGLRTRLGELERQAAELQRRVSTTSLAYFRAAPAAAELQLQRELAAGAVHVAIPADVPLEPDPRNTLLTVLAAMVVGALGATLYVFMREAIREPEPA; encoded by the coding sequence GTGGTTGACGAGCGGCTGGCGGCGGCCGAGGAGCCCCGCGCCGGCGCCGTCGACCGCGGCGCCGGCGCGGGGGGCGAACGCCCCGCGGCGGCGCCCCGCACCGAATCCGCCGGCTCCGAGGACACGGTCACGCTGCGCGAGCTCTACCTCGTGTTCCGGGCGGGCCTGCCCGTGGTCCTCGGCGTGGCCCTGCTGCTCGGCCTGGCGGCCTTCGCGTTCCGGGCGCTGCAGGGCGCGACCTACACCAGCACCGCCGTCGTGCAGGTGGTCCAGCCCCGCGTCTCGGCGCAGCCGGGCCCCGGGCTGGACGTCAACGTCGCCTCGCCGCTGAACGCCCCCACCTACCGCGCGATCGCCATGAGCCCCGCCATCCTCAACGCGCTCGCCGACCGGCTAGACCTGGCCGACGTCCTCGAGCTCGGCGTGCTCGACGTCGTCCCCGGGCCCGGACCGTCCTCCGGCGACGCCATAGGCGTGACGCACGTCGTGACCGTCCCCACCGCGCGCGGCGCGGAGTGGGCGGCCACGGTCGCCAACGCCTGGGCCGAGGCGACGGTCGAGGCCGCCAGGGAGGTGCTTCTAGCCCCGTTCAACGAGGCCGGCGACCGCGTGGCCGCCGACCTCGCCGCGCGCGAGTCCGCCTACCAGGCCGCGAGCGAGGCCTGGGCCGACTTCCTGGCCGTGGACGAGCGCGAGGAGCTGCGGCGCCGCTTGGGCGCCCTCGTCGACCTCGAGGCCTCGCGGCGGGGGCGTCTCGACGACGTCGAGGCCGAGGCCCAGGCCCTGCGCGCCCGCATCGCGGCGCTGCGGGACGCTGGCCGGACGTCGGACGAGCTGGCGGCGGACCTGGCGGCCCTGGAGGCCGAGGCCGAGCACCTGCGGGGCGAGCTGGAGGCCAGCGGCAGGGAGGGCGACGGCCTGCGCACGCGCCTCGGCGAGCTGGAGCGGCAGGCCGCGGAGCTGCAGCGTCGCGTCTCGACCACCTCGCTGGCCTACTTCAGGGCCGCCCCGGCGGCCGCCGAGCTGCAGCTCCAGCGGGAGCTCGCCGCCGGCGCGGTGCACGTCGCGATCCCAGCCGACGTCCCGCTCGAGCCAGACCCGCGCAACACCTTGCTCACGGTCCTGGCGGCGATGGTCGTGGGCGCGCTGGGGGCCACGCTCTACGTGTTCATGCGCGAGGCGATAAGGGAGCCGGAGCCGGCGTGA
- the cysN gene encoding sulfate adenylyltransferase subunit CysN, with translation MADVSTSAELATYLRRHESRGLLRLITCGSVDDGKSTLIGRLLYDSQAVFEDHLSSLADDSARWGTTGASPDLALLLDGLQAEREQGITIDVAYKYFDTGRRKLVIADTPGHEQYTRNMATAASTADLAVLIVDATKGATAQTRRHSAIAQLMGIRHLVIAVNKMDLVGFDRARFESVRDGYLGSLGALAERLSIAFVPVSALHGDNVVHRSDRTPWYEGPSLLEHLETVEARSPRAPGRLRFPVQYVIRPDPTFRGYAGTVAAGEVRVGDDVLVLPSKRRTRVKRIVTWGGEAGGGTEEALEGDAVTLVLEDELDVTRGDVLAHPNDAPSVTDAVEANLIWLDEQPLVPGKAYDAKVGTRLTQATVRAPLHRVDIDTFAELPDAALRLNEIGRAQVSFSSPVAVDPYAASPRTGSFVLIDPITHATAAAGMVLRSAREGREVRATNVTWHESKVTKALRARLKEQTPCCLWFTGLSGAGKSTIANALEHRLASMGYHTYLLDGDNLRHGLNKDLGFSDEDRIENIRRVGEVARLFVDAGLIVITAFISPFRSDRQMARDLFDAGEFLEVFVDTPIEVAERRDPKGLYAKARAGLLKNFTGIDSPYERPEEAEVVLHAGEHGVERCVEDVVQALVSRGLIG, from the coding sequence ATGGCAGACGTGTCAACCTCGGCCGAGCTGGCCACCTACCTGCGGCGGCACGAGAGCCGCGGCCTCCTCCGCCTCATCACGTGCGGGAGCGTCGACGACGGCAAGAGCACGCTGATCGGGAGGCTCCTCTACGACTCGCAGGCGGTCTTCGAGGACCACCTCTCCTCCCTGGCCGACGACAGCGCACGCTGGGGGACGACCGGCGCGTCCCCCGACCTCGCGCTCCTGCTCGACGGGCTCCAGGCGGAGCGCGAGCAGGGCATCACCATCGACGTGGCCTACAAGTACTTCGACACCGGCCGGCGGAAGCTCGTCATCGCCGACACGCCCGGCCACGAGCAGTACACGCGGAACATGGCCACGGCCGCCAGCACCGCCGACCTGGCCGTGCTCATAGTCGACGCCACCAAGGGCGCGACGGCTCAGACCAGGCGCCACTCGGCGATCGCGCAGCTCATGGGCATCCGCCACCTGGTCATCGCCGTCAACAAGATGGACCTGGTGGGCTTCGACCGCGCGAGGTTCGAGAGCGTCCGCGACGGCTACCTCGGCTCGCTGGGCGCCCTCGCCGAGCGCCTGTCGATAGCCTTCGTCCCCGTCAGCGCCCTGCACGGCGACAACGTCGTCCACAGGAGCGACCGCACGCCGTGGTACGAGGGTCCCAGCCTGCTCGAGCACCTCGAGACGGTGGAGGCGCGGTCCCCCCGGGCGCCGGGGCGGCTGCGCTTCCCGGTGCAGTACGTGATCAGGCCGGACCCCACCTTCCGCGGCTACGCGGGCACCGTCGCCGCCGGCGAGGTCAGGGTGGGCGACGACGTCCTGGTCCTGCCCAGCAAGCGCCGGACCCGCGTCAAGCGGATCGTGACCTGGGGCGGCGAGGCGGGCGGAGGGACAGAAGAGGCCCTCGAGGGCGACGCCGTCACCCTCGTGCTGGAGGACGAGCTTGACGTGACGCGCGGCGACGTGCTGGCGCACCCGAACGACGCCCCCAGCGTCACCGACGCCGTCGAGGCGAACCTGATCTGGCTCGACGAGCAGCCCCTGGTCCCGGGCAAGGCCTACGACGCGAAGGTCGGCACGAGGCTGACGCAGGCGACGGTGAGGGCGCCCCTGCACCGCGTCGACATCGACACCTTCGCCGAGCTGCCCGACGCCGCCCTGCGCCTCAACGAGATCGGCCGCGCCCAGGTCTCCTTCAGCTCGCCGGTGGCCGTCGACCCCTACGCGGCGTCGCCGCGGACCGGGTCCTTCGTGCTGATCGACCCCATCACCCACGCCACGGCCGCCGCCGGCATGGTCCTGCGGAGCGCGCGGGAGGGCCGCGAGGTCAGGGCCACGAACGTCACCTGGCACGAGTCCAAGGTCACGAAGGCGCTGCGCGCCCGCCTCAAGGAGCAGACGCCCTGCTGCCTCTGGTTCACGGGCCTGTCCGGGGCGGGCAAGAGCACCATCGCGAACGCTCTGGAGCACCGCCTGGCGTCGATGGGCTACCACACCTACCTGCTCGACGGCGACAACCTCAGGCACGGCCTCAACAAGGACCTCGGCTTCTCCGACGAGGACCGCATCGAGAACATCCGCCGCGTCGGCGAGGTGGCGCGGCTGTTCGTCGACGCCGGCCTCATCGTGATCACGGCGTTCATCTCCCCGTTCCGCAGCGACCGCCAGATGGCGCGCGACCTGTTCGACGCCGGCGAGTTCCTGGAGGTCTTCGTCGACACGCCCATCGAGGTCGCGGAGCGGAGGGACCCCAAGGGGCTCTACGCGAAGGCGAGGGCGGGCCTGCTCAAGAACTTCACCGGCATCGACTCGCCGTACGAGAGGCCGGAGGAGGCGGAGGTCGTCCTGCACGCTGGGGAGCACGGCGTGGAGCGCTGCGTGGAGGACGTGGTGCAGGCCCTCGTGTCCCGCGGCCTGATCGGGTAG
- the rfbA gene encoding glucose-1-phosphate thymidylyltransferase RfbA, translated as MSLKGIVLAGGSGTRLYPATLAVSKQLMPVYDKPMVYYPLSVLMLAGVREVLVISTPRDLPLFRSLLGDGSRWGMSFAYAEQPRPEGLAQALVIGEEFLGGSRVALVLGDNLFHGYGLSGLLRAVATREDEATVFGYRVKDPQRYGVVAFDDDGRVTDIEEKPREPKSDYAVTGLYFYPPDAPAYARGLRPSARGELEITDLNRVYLEQGRLRVELLGRGMAWLDTGTHESLLQAANFVETLESRQGTKIACPEEVAYRQGWIGRDEVAALAREYGPGNAYGRYLLTLLEERQPTPAA; from the coding sequence ATGAGCCTCAAGGGCATCGTCCTGGCCGGCGGCAGCGGCACGCGCCTCTACCCGGCCACGCTGGCCGTGAGCAAGCAGCTCATGCCGGTCTACGACAAGCCGATGGTCTACTACCCGCTCTCCGTGCTCATGCTCGCCGGCGTGCGCGAGGTGCTGGTCATCTCCACGCCGCGCGACCTGCCGCTGTTCCGGTCCCTCCTCGGCGACGGCTCGCGCTGGGGCATGAGCTTCGCCTACGCCGAGCAGCCGCGGCCCGAGGGCCTGGCGCAGGCGCTGGTCATCGGCGAGGAGTTCCTGGGCGGCAGCCGCGTGGCGCTGGTCCTCGGCGACAACCTCTTCCACGGCTACGGTCTCTCCGGCCTCCTGCGCGCGGTGGCGACGCGCGAGGACGAGGCGACGGTCTTCGGCTACCGGGTGAAGGACCCCCAGCGCTACGGCGTCGTGGCCTTCGACGACGACGGACGGGTCACCGACATCGAGGAGAAGCCCCGCGAGCCCAAGAGCGACTACGCCGTCACCGGCCTCTACTTCTACCCGCCCGACGCCCCCGCCTACGCCCGGGGCCTGAGGCCCTCGGCGCGCGGCGAGCTCGAGATCACCGACCTCAACCGCGTCTACCTGGAGCAGGGCCGCCTGCGCGTCGAGCTGCTCGGGCGCGGCATGGCCTGGCTCGACACCGGCACCCACGAGAGCCTGCTGCAGGCCGCGAACTTCGTGGAGACGCTCGAGTCGCGTCAGGGCACGAAGATCGCCTGCCCCGAGGAGGTGGCCTACAGGCAGGGGTGGATCGGCCGCGACGAGGTCGCCGCCCTGGCGCGGGAGTACGGGCCGGGCAACGCCTACGGACGCTACCTGCTCACCCTGCTCGAGGAGCGCCAGCCGACCCCGGCCGCCTGA
- a CDS encoding NUDIX domain-containing protein, translating into MYRAAQVPGAGGVVFDDAGRVLVLTLAGGETVFPKGHIEPGETALQAAVREVEEETGVKAWCDDPTEYTTSYVNPRGVPRRVTWFAMRASGQTPVVTERGLRSARFHPVGEALRLLTHEDNRELLRKVASAKGILR; encoded by the coding sequence ATGTACCGGGCGGCGCAGGTCCCCGGCGCCGGCGGCGTCGTCTTCGACGACGCTGGCCGCGTGCTGGTCCTCACGCTCGCGGGCGGCGAGACGGTGTTCCCCAAGGGGCACATCGAGCCGGGAGAGACCGCGCTGCAGGCGGCGGTCCGGGAGGTCGAGGAGGAGACGGGCGTGAAGGCCTGGTGCGACGACCCGACCGAGTACACGACGAGCTACGTGAACCCGCGCGGCGTGCCCCGGCGCGTCACCTGGTTCGCCATGCGCGCCTCCGGACAGACGCCGGTCGTGACCGAGCGGGGCCTGCGCTCGGCGCGGTTCCACCCCGTCGGCGAGGCCCTGCGGCTCCTGACGCACGAGGACAACCGCGAGCTGCTGCGCAAGGTGGCGTCAGCCAAGGGGATCCTGCGGTGA
- the rfbC gene encoding dTDP-4-dehydrorhamnose 3,5-epimerase encodes MTGERDAAAARGVSVERFDVPGPLLLTPIVRRDDRGYFLERWRDDVCAAVGLDARFVQDNLSRSRRGVLRGLHFQRAPHQQGKLVSVVRGRVLDVIVDLRRGSPTFLRHLAVLLDDEAHRQLWVPPGFAHGFLALGEVNDVLYKVDAYHAPEAEGGLRWDDPALGIDWGLDEHLGGERPSLSARDGALPTVADGLPDFPYP; translated from the coding sequence GTGACGGGCGAGCGGGACGCGGCGGCGGCGCGGGGCGTGTCCGTGGAGCGCTTCGACGTCCCGGGCCCCCTCCTGCTCACGCCCATCGTGCGCCGGGACGACAGGGGCTACTTCCTCGAGCGCTGGCGCGACGACGTCTGCGCCGCCGTGGGCCTCGACGCGAGGTTCGTGCAGGACAACCTCTCCCGCAGCCGCCGCGGCGTGCTGCGTGGCCTCCACTTCCAGCGCGCGCCGCACCAGCAGGGGAAGCTCGTGAGCGTCGTGCGGGGGCGCGTCCTCGACGTGATCGTCGACCTGCGGCGCGGCTCGCCCACGTTCCTGCGCCACCTCGCGGTGCTCCTCGACGACGAGGCGCACCGTCAGCTCTGGGTGCCGCCGGGCTTCGCGCACGGGTTCCTCGCCCTGGGCGAGGTCAACGACGTGCTCTACAAGGTCGACGCCTACCACGCCCCCGAGGCGGAGGGCGGGCTGCGCTGGGACGACCCGGCGCTCGGCATCGACTGGGGCCTGGACGAGCACCTGGGCGGGGAGCGGCCCTCCCTCTCGGCGCGCGACGGCGCCCTGCCGACCGTCGCCGACGGCCTGCCCGACTTCCCGTACCCGTAG
- a CDS encoding sugar nucleotide-binding protein — translation MRVLLTGGNGRLGRELRALLGAREDVELLAPPRAELDVTDAGSFRAAALGFRPDAVVHAAAYTDVAGAERDREACWTVNVVGTRNAASAADAAGARLVHVSTDYVFWGDRGGYAEDDVPGPVRNYYALTKLVAEEAARASRRPLIIRTSFRPREWPYPEAFTDLYTSQDYVDVIAPEVALAILHAATIPFEVLHVATERKSVFELASRRAPGVRPASKDGAPVALPDDVSLDVGRWRALRDELLAGSVA, via the coding sequence GTGAGGGTGCTCCTCACCGGCGGCAACGGGCGACTGGGCCGGGAGCTGAGGGCCCTGCTGGGGGCTCGCGAGGACGTGGAGCTGCTGGCGCCGCCCCGCGCCGAGCTCGACGTCACCGACGCCGGCAGCTTCCGCGCGGCCGCCCTGGGCTTCCGGCCGGACGCCGTCGTCCACGCCGCGGCCTACACCGACGTGGCCGGGGCGGAGCGCGACAGGGAGGCCTGCTGGACCGTGAACGTGGTGGGGACGCGCAACGCCGCGTCCGCCGCCGACGCCGCCGGTGCCCGGCTGGTGCACGTGAGCACCGACTACGTCTTCTGGGGCGACCGCGGCGGCTACGCCGAGGACGACGTGCCGGGCCCGGTGCGCAACTACTACGCGCTCACGAAGCTCGTCGCCGAGGAGGCCGCGCGCGCGTCCCGGCGACCGCTGATCATCCGCACCAGCTTCAGGCCCCGGGAGTGGCCCTACCCCGAGGCGTTCACGGACCTCTACACGTCGCAGGACTACGTCGACGTGATAGCGCCGGAGGTGGCGCTGGCCATCCTCCACGCCGCTACGATCCCGTTCGAGGTGCTGCACGTGGCGACGGAGCGCAAGAGCGTCTTCGAGCTGGCGTCCCGACGCGCTCCCGGCGTGCGCCCGGCCAGCAAGGACGGGGCGCCCGTGGCCCTCCCCGACGACGTCTCCCTCGACGTCGGCCGCTGGCGGGCGCTGCGGGACGAGCTGCTCGCGGGGAGCGTGGCGTGA
- a CDS encoding N-acetylmuramoyl-L-alanine amidase translates to MPRRLLSVTFALLVGLAAAQQRYNYLAVDGELVEAGPYYFIAYGDNTNAFARASLLAEAMGLKVEYLGEQRLLRFTDGFRVVTFEATADVALGLEKRPGIVKLDPPLRGSNTLDSPMAIIVDGVSYVPITPLVTAFDGQSDWDPDAKLVTIDTADVLGFVVPAPRIGVNGGYTRVALDLPQGATYQLAAGGRSFVVIVPGARAEALTVPVDDENLGSVTVSSSGGRVTVTVATRFDLDPSGRGFSVGTVPKENGTTLYVDFAPGREGQAVTAIGQGRAEGPQALAQAPEGRQIVVIDAGHGGHDPGTQSRYAVEEQVVLDVALKLKKRLEEAGLEVVLTRDRDAFLTLQQRSEFATMDRNIFVSIHANSAPSDSAEGVETWVFGEPLDPTLIERAIRENGGGAVGEELTREARRVADQLAFDILREAQFNLSLALAESVQSHLVAATGAKDRGVRTNLFYVLRTARIPAVLVELGFVNHPREGPRLADPGYQDTLAEGLAEGILSFLRSGGAIARR, encoded by the coding sequence GTGCCCCGTCGGCTACTCAGCGTCACGTTCGCGCTCCTCGTCGGCCTGGCGGCCGCCCAGCAGCGGTACAACTACCTGGCCGTCGACGGCGAGCTCGTGGAGGCCGGCCCCTACTACTTCATCGCGTACGGCGACAACACCAACGCCTTCGCGCGCGCCTCGCTCCTCGCCGAGGCGATGGGCCTGAAGGTCGAGTACCTGGGCGAGCAGAGGCTGCTGCGCTTCACCGACGGCTTCCGCGTCGTCACCTTCGAGGCGACGGCCGACGTGGCGCTCGGCCTCGAGAAGCGGCCGGGCATCGTCAAGCTCGACCCGCCGCTGCGCGGCTCGAACACCCTCGACAGCCCCATGGCCATCATCGTCGACGGGGTCTCGTACGTGCCCATCACGCCCCTCGTCACCGCTTTCGACGGCCAGAGCGACTGGGACCCCGACGCCAAGCTGGTGACGATCGACACCGCCGATGTCCTCGGCTTCGTCGTCCCCGCGCCGCGCATCGGCGTCAACGGCGGGTACACGCGCGTCGCCCTCGACCTACCGCAGGGCGCCACCTACCAGCTCGCGGCGGGCGGGCGCAGCTTCGTCGTCATCGTGCCGGGCGCGCGCGCCGAGGCGCTCACGGTGCCGGTCGACGACGAGAACCTGGGCAGCGTGACGGTCTCCAGCTCCGGCGGGCGGGTGACGGTGACGGTCGCGACGCGCTTCGACCTCGACCCGAGCGGGCGCGGCTTCTCGGTGGGCACCGTGCCCAAGGAGAACGGCACGACCCTCTACGTCGACTTCGCGCCGGGCCGCGAGGGCCAGGCCGTCACGGCCATCGGCCAGGGACGGGCCGAGGGCCCGCAGGCGCTGGCGCAGGCGCCGGAGGGGCGCCAGATCGTCGTCATCGACGCCGGCCACGGCGGCCACGACCCCGGCACCCAGTCGCGCTACGCCGTCGAGGAGCAGGTCGTCCTCGACGTCGCCCTCAAGCTCAAGAAGCGCCTCGAGGAGGCCGGGCTCGAGGTCGTCCTCACCCGCGACCGCGACGCCTTCCTCACGCTGCAGCAGCGCTCCGAGTTCGCCACGATGGACAGGAACATCTTCGTGTCGATCCACGCCAACTCGGCGCCCAGCGACTCGGCCGAGGGCGTCGAGACCTGGGTGTTCGGCGAGCCGCTGGACCCCACGCTCATCGAGAGGGCGATCCGCGAGAACGGCGGCGGCGCGGTCGGCGAGGAGCTGACGCGCGAGGCGCGGCGCGTGGCCGACCAGCTCGCGTTCGACATCCTGCGCGAGGCGCAGTTCAACCTGTCGCTGGCGCTGGCCGAGTCGGTGCAGTCGCACCTCGTCGCCGCCACGGGCGCCAAGGACCGCGGCGTGAGGACGAACCTGTTCTACGTGCTCAGGACGGCGCGCATCCCCGCGGTCCTCGTCGAGCTGGGCTTCGTCAACCACCCGCGGGAGGGCCCGCGGCTGGCCGACCCCGGCTACCAGGACACGCTCGCCGAGGGCCTGGCCGAGGGCATACTCTCCTTCCTCCGGAGCGGCGGCGCGATCGCTCGGCGCTAG
- the cysD gene encoding sulfate adenylyltransferase subunit CysD: MPVTPSEPGLGAAEVSHLRDLEAEAIYILREVAAEFEKPVMLYSIGKDSSVMLHLARKAFHPGRVPFPVLHVDTTWKFKEMIAFRDRTARDLGLDLIVHVNEEGLRQGITPFTHGSRVYTDVMKTEGLKQALRRHGFDAAIGGARRDEEASRAKERVFSFRNANQAWDPRNQRPELWQLYNTRVHPGESFRVYPLSNWTELDVWLYVLLERIPVVPLYLAAKRPVVERDGQLIMVDDERFPLAPEETPRMEMVRFRTLGCYPLTGAVRSEADTVAKVIEELLRTRFSERQGRVIDRDRAGSMELKKRQGYF, translated from the coding sequence GTGCCGGTGACGCCGAGCGAGCCGGGCCTCGGCGCGGCGGAGGTGAGCCACCTCAGGGACCTGGAGGCCGAGGCCATCTACATCCTGCGCGAGGTGGCCGCCGAGTTCGAGAAGCCCGTGATGCTCTACTCGATCGGCAAGGACTCCAGCGTCATGCTGCACCTGGCGCGCAAGGCGTTCCACCCGGGCAGGGTGCCGTTCCCCGTCCTCCACGTCGACACGACCTGGAAGTTCAAGGAGATGATCGCCTTCCGCGACAGGACGGCGCGGGACCTCGGCCTCGACCTCATCGTCCACGTCAACGAGGAGGGTCTGCGCCAGGGCATCACCCCCTTCACGCACGGCTCCCGCGTCTACACCGACGTGATGAAGACGGAGGGCCTCAAGCAGGCGCTGAGGCGGCACGGCTTCGACGCCGCCATCGGCGGCGCGCGCCGCGACGAGGAGGCGAGCCGCGCGAAGGAGCGCGTGTTCAGCTTCAGGAACGCCAACCAGGCCTGGGACCCGCGCAACCAGAGGCCGGAGCTGTGGCAGCTCTACAACACCAGGGTCCACCCGGGCGAGTCGTTCCGCGTCTACCCCCTCTCGAACTGGACGGAGCTCGACGTCTGGCTCTACGTGCTGCTCGAGCGCATACCCGTGGTCCCGCTCTACCTCGCCGCCAAGCGCCCCGTCGTGGAGCGCGACGGGCAGCTGATCATGGTCGACGACGAGCGCTTCCCGCTCGCGCCGGAGGAGACCCCCAGGATGGAGATGGTGCGGTTCCGGACGCTGGGCTGCTACCCGCTGACCGGCGCCGTGCGCTCCGAAGCCGACACCGTCGCGAAGGTGATCGAGGAGCTGCTCCGGACCCGCTTCAGCGAGCGCCAGGGCCGCGTGATCGATCGCGACCGGGCGGGCAGCATGGAGCTCAAGAAGCGCCAGGGCTACTTCTGA